In a single window of the Acidimicrobiia bacterium genome:
- the proC gene encoding pyrroline-5-carboxylate reductase, translating to MVRLAVLGGGRMGEALVAGLREAGWEADEVAVAEVEPDRRRVLEERFPGVRVVPSPAWAVADAEVVVVAVKPADVAAALEATAEALPADALILSLAAGVPLAELERAAPDHPVVRAMPNTAALVGRGAAAVAAGRHADVSHLEAAERILGAVGTVVRLPEHHLDAVTALSGSGPAYVFLVAESLVEAGVLAGLPRDVAEDLVRQTLLGAATLLAGGEPPEALRAAVTSPGGTTAAGLQVLERRGVRSAFLDAVLAATERSRQLGETNRP from the coding sequence ATGGTGCGACTGGCGGTCCTCGGGGGTGGCCGCATGGGTGAGGCACTCGTCGCCGGCCTGCGCGAGGCCGGCTGGGAGGCGGACGAGGTCGCGGTCGCCGAGGTCGAACCCGACCGCCGCCGGGTCCTCGAGGAGCGCTTCCCCGGGGTCCGGGTCGTGCCGAGCCCGGCGTGGGCGGTCGCCGACGCCGAGGTGGTCGTGGTGGCGGTGAAGCCCGCCGACGTCGCCGCCGCGCTCGAGGCCACCGCCGAGGCGCTGCCCGCGGACGCGCTCATCCTGTCGCTCGCGGCCGGCGTGCCGCTGGCCGAGCTCGAGCGCGCCGCGCCCGACCACCCGGTCGTGCGGGCGATGCCGAACACCGCCGCCCTCGTCGGACGCGGCGCGGCGGCCGTCGCCGCCGGCCGCCACGCCGACGTCAGCCACCTCGAGGCCGCCGAGCGAATCCTCGGGGCCGTCGGCACCGTCGTCCGGCTGCCCGAGCACCATCTCGACGCGGTCACCGCGCTCTCGGGCTCGGGGCCGGCGTACGTGTTCCTCGTCGCCGAATCGCTCGTCGAGGCGGGGGTCCTCGCGGGCCTGCCGCGCGACGTCGCCGAGGACCTGGTCCGCCAGACGCTGCTCGGCGCGGCGACGCTCCTCGCCGGCGGTGAGCCGCCGGAGGCGCTGCGCGCCGCGGTGACCTCCCCTGGCGGCACGACTGCGGCCGGTCTCCAGGTCCTGGAGCGACGAGGGGTGCGCAGCGCGTTCCTCGACGCGGTGCTCGCGGCCACCGAGCGGTCGCGCCAGCTCGGTGAGACGAACCGGCCGTGA
- a CDS encoding phosphatase has product MTRRPRRDLPPRLTERSNPARPALTRSPAPTAARRLVRAGVCGRHPRLGHGEVLAAARRLADTESARGTSPVTLDEVVAAVAAAAGPQGERHGEIDPARTLAAAARAGQEVAAVARAGGRIALATAAPPSLLSLYAALARAARAAGGVVADPGAAGPYASGRLLWWLDGVAVATDGRALVEESRPEAADEWLFSAGRPAIAVADGVFAVGAIAAGVPTVAFADLDAPAPALAAQQGRPVVVVPLALRRPPAAYGPVTAAVLETVRGAGPVVHDRDATRQPPHLATETPGTYAGPPSGGEG; this is encoded by the coding sequence GTGACGCGCCGACCGCGCCGGGACCTCCCACCCCGGCTCACGGAGCGGTCGAACCCGGCCCGCCCTGCGCTCACGCGATCACCGGCGCCGACGGCGGCGCGCCGCCTCGTCCGGGCCGGGGTGTGTGGGCGGCATCCGCGCCTCGGTCACGGCGAGGTGCTGGCAGCGGCGCGGCGGCTGGCCGACACCGAGTCCGCGCGCGGGACGTCGCCGGTCACGCTCGACGAGGTCGTCGCCGCCGTCGCCGCCGCCGCCGGCCCTCAAGGTGAGCGGCACGGCGAGATCGATCCGGCTCGGACGCTCGCCGCCGCGGCCCGGGCCGGTCAGGAGGTCGCGGCCGTGGCCCGAGCCGGCGGGCGGATCGCCCTCGCGACCGCGGCGCCCCCCTCGCTCCTCAGCCTCTACGCCGCGCTGGCGCGGGCGGCGCGGGCGGCCGGGGGGGTCGTCGCCGACCCTGGGGCCGCCGGGCCGTACGCGTCGGGACGACTCCTCTGGTGGCTGGACGGCGTCGCGGTCGCCACCGACGGCCGGGCGCTCGTCGAGGAGTCGCGGCCCGAGGCGGCTGACGAGTGGCTCTTCTCGGCCGGCCGGCCCGCGATCGCCGTCGCCGACGGCGTGTTCGCGGTCGGGGCGATCGCGGCGGGCGTGCCCACGGTGGCGTTCGCAGACCTCGACGCTCCCGCCCCCGCACTGGCGGCGCAGCAAGGTCGGCCGGTCGTCGTCGTCCCGCTGGCGCTGCGTCGACCGCCCGCGGCGTACGGGCCCGTCACCGCCGCCGTGCTCGAGACCGTGAGGGGCGCCGGCCCCGTGGTCCACGACCGCGACGCCACACGGCAGCCGCCACACTTGGCAACAGAGACCCCGGGGACGTACGCTGGCCCCCCGAGCGGGGGAGAGGGGTGA
- a CDS encoding helix-turn-helix domain-containing protein, producing MADSADSFAKARFLTVQEVADLMRVSSMTVYRLIKAGDLPAVRVGRSFRVRDVDVDTYLSSRYTQAG from the coding sequence GTGGCGGACTCGGCGGACTCGTTTGCTAAAGCGCGCTTTCTGACGGTCCAGGAGGTGGCGGACCTCATGCGGGTCTCGTCGATGACCGTGTACCGGCTGATCAAGGCGGGCGACCTGCCCGCGGTCCGGGTGGGGCGCTCGTTCCGGGTGCGTGACGTCGACGTCGACACGTACCTCTCGTCCCGCTACACGCAGGCGGGATAG
- a CDS encoding SAM-dependent chlorinase/fluorinase — protein MSRPVAFLSDYGLVDEFVGVCKGVMLGLAAGLDVIDLTHQVPAHDVRAGALALVRAVQYLPDGCVVLAVVDPGVGTERRLVGVECDRAVFVGPDNGLLAPAVAMLGGARRVVHLTNTEHQLPAPGPTFAGRDVMAPAAAHLAAGGTLEDLGEPVDPATLVPGVVGLPRVLPGGAVEADVWWVDRFGNCQLNVGPDELEAAGAEPGGTLEVRVGGRAKAARWVHTYAAARPSELVLLVDSYGLAALALDRRSAAAEYDLQPGSTVILVPPGATVPP, from the coding sequence GTGAGCAGGCCGGTCGCCTTCCTCTCCGACTACGGCCTCGTCGACGAGTTCGTCGGCGTGTGCAAGGGCGTGATGCTCGGCCTCGCCGCCGGCCTCGACGTCATCGACCTCACGCACCAGGTGCCCGCCCACGACGTCCGCGCCGGGGCCCTCGCCCTGGTGCGGGCGGTCCAGTACCTCCCCGACGGCTGCGTCGTGCTGGCGGTGGTCGACCCCGGCGTTGGCACCGAGCGCCGGCTCGTCGGGGTCGAGTGCGACCGAGCCGTCTTCGTCGGCCCGGACAACGGCCTGCTGGCCCCGGCCGTCGCCATGCTCGGCGGGGCGCGCCGGGTCGTGCACCTCACCAACACGGAGCACCAGCTGCCTGCTCCCGGGCCGACCTTCGCCGGCCGGGACGTCATGGCCCCCGCCGCCGCCCACCTCGCCGCCGGCGGCACGCTCGAGGACCTCGGCGAGCCGGTGGACCCGGCGACCCTGGTGCCCGGCGTCGTCGGCCTGCCCCGCGTCCTGCCTGGCGGCGCCGTCGAGGCCGACGTCTGGTGGGTGGACCGCTTCGGGAACTGCCAGCTCAACGTCGGCCCCGACGAGTTGGAGGCGGCCGGGGCCGAGCCCGGCGGGACCCTCGAGGTGCGGGTCGGAGGCCGGGCCAAAGCCGCCCGCTGGGTCCACACCTACGCCGCCGCTCGCCCGTCCGAGCTCGTCCTCCTCGTCGACTCGTACGGCCTCGCCGCCCTCGCCCTGGACCGTCGCTCGGCCGCCGCCGAGTACGACCTTCAGCCGGGCTCGACGGTGATCCTCGTCCCCCCTGGCGCTACCGTGCCGCCGTGA
- a CDS encoding AMP-binding protein, whose product MNLAAALQHGGLGRPDAVALIGGRGATTFGALAESSARLAAALADDGVRPGDRVALVSPNNEAFVTGYLAALHAGATCVPLNPMAPPAELERDLAAVEPRLTLAAGSVAPLVTAAGQRLRTVDLDALPDTAAPLAERSAADIAVLLFTSGTAGRPKAAMLTHGNLAANIAQVLDHPGLAVGPSDVALGALPFFHVFGLNVVLGVALAAGASTVLVDRFQPRPAARLVERHAVTVLAGVPTMFGDWLDVDADDATEETFRSVRLAVSGAAALPAEVEAGFSARFGLVLHQGYGLTEASPIVATTALEPAPPRPGSIGRPLPGVDVRLADLDGADVLTGDPGEIWVRGPNVFPGYWRDPEATRLVLGDDGWLRTGDVAVLDEHGDLRLVDRRKDLVIVSGFNVYPVEVEDVLRTHPDVRDAAVAAAPNPRTGEAVVAFVVPEPGHTPDPAALIAHCARSLARYKCPTRVEVLDELPRDAAGKLLRRALPV is encoded by the coding sequence GTGAACCTCGCCGCCGCCCTCCAGCACGGGGGGCTCGGCCGGCCCGACGCGGTCGCGCTGATCGGCGGGCGCGGCGCCACGACGTTCGGGGCCCTCGCCGAGTCGTCGGCCCGCCTGGCCGCCGCCCTGGCCGACGACGGGGTGCGGCCCGGCGACCGGGTCGCGCTCGTCAGCCCCAACAACGAGGCGTTCGTGACCGGATACCTCGCCGCCCTCCACGCCGGCGCCACGTGCGTGCCGCTGAACCCGATGGCGCCGCCCGCCGAGCTCGAGCGCGACCTCGCCGCGGTCGAGCCCCGGCTCACCCTCGCGGCCGGGTCGGTGGCGCCGCTCGTCACCGCCGCGGGGCAGCGGCTGCGGACCGTCGACCTGGACGCCCTGCCCGACACCGCCGCTCCGCTCGCCGAACGGTCGGCCGCTGACATCGCGGTGCTGCTCTTCACGTCCGGGACCGCGGGACGGCCGAAGGCGGCGATGCTGACCCACGGGAACCTCGCCGCCAACATCGCCCAGGTCCTCGACCACCCCGGCCTGGCGGTCGGGCCGTCCGACGTCGCTCTCGGTGCGCTGCCGTTCTTCCATGTCTTCGGGCTCAACGTCGTCCTCGGCGTGGCGCTCGCGGCCGGCGCCAGCACCGTGCTCGTCGACCGGTTCCAGCCCCGTCCCGCCGCCCGGCTCGTCGAGCGCCACGCCGTGACCGTGCTGGCGGGGGTCCCGACGATGTTCGGCGACTGGCTCGACGTCGACGCCGACGACGCGACCGAAGAGACGTTCCGGTCGGTCCGCCTGGCGGTGTCGGGAGCCGCGGCGCTGCCCGCCGAGGTCGAGGCCGGGTTCAGCGCCCGCTTCGGCCTCGTCCTCCACCAGGGCTATGGGCTCACGGAGGCGTCGCCGATCGTGGCCACGACGGCGCTGGAGCCCGCCCCGCCCCGCCCCGGGTCCATCGGTCGCCCGCTGCCGGGCGTCGACGTCCGCCTCGCCGACCTCGACGGCGCCGACGTCCTCACCGGCGACCCCGGCGAGATCTGGGTCCGGGGCCCGAACGTCTTCCCCGGCTACTGGCGGGACCCGGAGGCGACGCGCCTGGTGCTCGGGGACGACGGGTGGCTCCGCACCGGGGACGTGGCCGTGCTCGACGAGCACGGCGACCTTCGGCTGGTCGACCGCCGCAAGGACCTCGTCATCGTGTCCGGCTTCAACGTCTACCCCGTCGAGGTGGAAGACGTCCTCCGGACCCATCCGGACGTGCGCGACGCCGCCGTCGCCGCCGCCCCGAACCCGCGCACGGGCGAGGCCGTCGTCGCCTTCGTCGTGCCCGAGCCCGGGCACACGCCCGACCCCGCCGCGCTCATCGCGCACTGCGCCCGGTCGCTCGCCCGCTACAAGTGCCCGACGCGCGTCGAGGTGCTCGACGAGCTGCCCCGCGACGCCGCCGGCAAGCTCCTGCGCCGAGCCCTCCCGGTCTGA
- a CDS encoding redox-sensing transcriptional repressor Rex, giving the protein MAGARTAPARPLAPSREEPDIGVRPIPEATVARLPLYYRALLQVADQAIGTVSSEQLAELAGVNAAKVRKDLSHLGSYGTRGVGYDVDQLVREVSRELGLTHDWPVAILGLGNLGRALANYRGFSARGFRVVALVDADPAKVGEPVGGLPIEPVEALGRIVTERHVAIGVIATPAASAQAVADRLVAAGVRAILNFAPTVVVVPPEVSLRKVDLATELQILSFYQQHGRRARDGAGV; this is encoded by the coding sequence GTGGCCGGAGCCCGGACCGCGCCGGCACGACCACTCGCGCCGAGCCGAGAGGAGCCCGACATCGGAGTTCGGCCGATCCCCGAGGCCACCGTGGCCCGGCTCCCCCTCTACTACCGAGCCCTGCTCCAGGTCGCCGACCAGGCGATCGGCACCGTCTCGTCGGAGCAGCTCGCCGAGCTGGCGGGCGTGAACGCGGCCAAGGTGCGCAAGGACCTCTCCCACCTCGGCTCCTACGGGACCCGCGGGGTGGGCTACGACGTCGACCAGCTCGTGCGCGAGGTGTCCCGGGAGCTCGGCCTCACCCACGACTGGCCGGTGGCCATCCTCGGGCTCGGGAACCTCGGCCGGGCCCTCGCCAACTACCGGGGGTTCAGCGCCCGTGGCTTCCGGGTCGTGGCCCTGGTCGACGCCGACCCGGCGAAGGTCGGGGAGCCGGTCGGCGGCCTGCCGATCGAGCCGGTCGAGGCCCTCGGCCGCATCGTCACCGAGCGACACGTCGCCATCGGCGTCATCGCCACCCCCGCCGCCTCGGCCCAAGCCGTCGCCGACCGTCTGGTGGCCGCCGGCGTGCGGGCGATCCTGAACTTCGCCCCGACGGTCGTGGTCGTCCCCCCTGAGGTGTCGCTGCGGAAGGTCGACCTGGCCACCGAGCTGCAGATCCTGTCCTTCTACCAGCAGCACGGACGGCGCGCCCGGGACGGCGCCGGCGTGTGA
- a CDS encoding bifunctional precorrin-2 dehydrogenase/sirohydrochlorin ferrochelatase codes for MGRPGLLGYPASLLLAGRRCVVVGAGRVAARKIDGLLEAGAAVHVVAPDLGPEVLAWRDAGRVTVDERAFQPADLDEAWLATAATPDPAVNAAVYEAGEARRVFVNAADDPAHCSLTLMSVVRRGDLVVTIGTGGRSPALATYLKEHVATEMGPEWEVLLELLSEERERLRAAGTSTETVDWRRAIDSGMLDLIRTGRVAQAKELLRACLSSSSD; via the coding sequence GTGGGACGGCCCGGACTCCTCGGCTACCCGGCCAGCCTCCTCCTCGCGGGGCGGCGCTGCGTCGTCGTCGGCGCGGGCCGGGTCGCGGCCCGCAAGATCGACGGGCTCCTCGAGGCCGGCGCCGCCGTGCACGTGGTCGCGCCCGACCTCGGGCCCGAGGTGCTGGCGTGGCGGGACGCGGGGCGGGTGACCGTCGACGAGCGGGCCTTCCAGCCCGCCGACCTCGACGAGGCATGGCTGGCGACGGCGGCGACCCCCGACCCGGCCGTGAACGCGGCCGTCTACGAGGCCGGCGAGGCCCGGCGGGTCTTCGTGAACGCCGCCGACGACCCCGCCCACTGCTCGCTCACGCTGATGTCGGTGGTGCGGCGGGGCGACCTCGTCGTCACCATCGGCACCGGGGGCCGCAGCCCGGCCCTCGCCACCTACCTGAAGGAACACGTGGCCACCGAGATGGGGCCCGAGTGGGAGGTGCTGCTCGAGCTGCTCAGCGAGGAGCGCGAGCGCCTCCGCGCCGCCGGCACGTCGACCGAGACCGTCGATTGGCGACGGGCCATCGATTCCGGCATGCTCGACCTCATCCGCACCGGGCGCGTGGCCCAAGCGAAGGAGCTGCTCCGGGCGTGTCTCTCGTCGTCGTCGGACTGA
- a CDS encoding glutamyl-tRNA reductase: MSLVVVGLNHRTAAVDLLERMTVAAPGLPKALHTLAGREHLAEVVLLSTCNRTEVYARSTRFHAGVDDARHFLAELAGLDPDDLAESLYTYHDDAAVAHLFGVAAGLDSMIIGEAEILGQVREAWRTAEREGTAGPLLSRTFRHAVHVGKRARHETGIGRHAVSVSSAAVALAADRLGSLSGRRVLVLGAGDVAVGMAVALAGAGVGEIVVANRSRTRARELARRVDGRAISLDEVPDALVDADVLLASTSAPGTLIERGDMETVMDRRGDRALLVVDVAVPRDVDAGVGQVFGITLLDIEALRAFGEQSLEQRRAEVGKVRVIITDELDRFRVERSAREVAPIVAALHARGDAIRAAELERRAARLAELDPAARAVVEQVTRAVVNKLLHEPTVRVKDAAGSAAGELLADALADLFALDE, translated from the coding sequence GTGTCTCTCGTCGTCGTCGGACTGAACCATCGCACCGCGGCGGTCGACCTCCTCGAGCGGATGACCGTCGCCGCCCCGGGCCTCCCGAAGGCGCTCCACACCCTGGCCGGGCGGGAGCACCTCGCCGAGGTGGTCCTGCTCTCCACGTGCAACCGCACCGAGGTGTACGCCCGCTCCACCCGGTTCCACGCGGGCGTCGACGACGCCCGGCACTTCCTCGCCGAGCTCGCCGGCCTCGATCCCGACGACCTCGCCGAGAGCCTGTACACGTACCACGACGACGCCGCGGTGGCGCACCTCTTCGGCGTCGCCGCCGGGCTGGACTCCATGATCATCGGCGAGGCCGAGATCCTGGGCCAGGTCCGCGAGGCCTGGCGGACCGCCGAGCGGGAGGGCACCGCCGGGCCGCTGCTGTCCCGCACCTTCCGGCACGCGGTCCACGTCGGCAAGCGGGCCCGGCACGAGACCGGCATCGGCCGGCACGCCGTGTCCGTCTCGTCGGCGGCGGTCGCCTTGGCCGCCGATCGGCTCGGGTCGCTGTCCGGGCGGCGGGTGCTGGTCCTCGGGGCCGGCGACGTCGCCGTGGGCATGGCGGTGGCCCTCGCCGGCGCCGGCGTGGGCGAGATCGTCGTCGCCAACCGCTCCCGGACCCGGGCCCGTGAGCTGGCCCGCCGCGTGGACGGCCGGGCCATCTCGCTCGACGAGGTCCCCGACGCCCTCGTGGACGCCGACGTCCTCCTCGCGTCGACGAGCGCGCCGGGCACGCTCATCGAGCGCGGCGACATGGAGACGGTCATGGATCGGCGTGGGGACCGGGCTCTGCTCGTCGTCGACGTCGCCGTTCCCCGTGACGTCGACGCCGGCGTCGGCCAGGTGTTCGGGATCACCCTCCTCGACATCGAGGCGCTCCGCGCCTTCGGCGAGCAGTCCCTCGAGCAGCGGCGCGCCGAGGTGGGCAAGGTCCGAGTCATCATCACCGACGAGCTCGACCGGTTCCGTGTCGAACGCTCGGCGCGGGAGGTCGCGCCGATCGTCGCCGCCCTCCACGCCCGGGGGGACGCCATCCGCGCCGCGGAGCTCGAGCGCCGCGCCGCGCGGCTCGCCGAGCTGGACCCCGCCGCCCGAGCCGTCGTCGAGCAGGTGACCCGGGCCGTCGTGAACAAGCTCCTCCACGAGCCGACCGTCCGCGTCAAGGACGCCGCCGGCTCGGCCGCTGGCGAGCTCCTCGCCGACGCGCTCGCCGACCTGTTCGCGCTCGACGAGTGA
- the hemC gene encoding hydroxymethylbilane synthase, with amino-acid sequence MTRPLRVATRGSALARWQAERVLARLDRPGELVIVTTAGDRRAGVPIRELGGRGAFTKEIQDAVVAGRADVAVHSAKDLPSITPPGLVLACVPERADPRDALVGGSLDALPTGARVATGSVRRRAQLAHARPDLTFAELRGNVPTRVARAADHDAVVIALAALERLGLVDARVHPLDPTVVLPQVAQGALAAECRADDEDTRALLAAVEDRAARRAVDAERAFLAELGGGCDVPAGALAVADDAGVTLTAMLASLDGRILLRATAADADPARAGRDAARRLLDRHGGRMLLEDVA; translated from the coding sequence GTGACCCGGCCGCTGCGGGTGGCGACCCGCGGCAGCGCGCTTGCCCGCTGGCAGGCCGAACGGGTCCTGGCCCGGCTGGACCGTCCGGGGGAGCTCGTGATCGTGACGACCGCCGGCGACCGTCGGGCCGGCGTGCCGATCCGCGAGCTCGGCGGGCGCGGGGCCTTCACGAAGGAGATCCAGGACGCGGTCGTCGCCGGGCGCGCCGACGTCGCGGTGCACTCGGCGAAGGACCTGCCGTCCATCACCCCGCCGGGCCTCGTCCTGGCGTGTGTCCCGGAGCGGGCCGACCCCCGCGACGCGCTCGTCGGCGGCTCGCTCGACGCCCTGCCGACCGGCGCCCGGGTGGCGACCGGGTCGGTGCGGCGGCGCGCCCAGCTCGCGCACGCTCGCCCGGACCTCACGTTCGCGGAGCTGCGCGGCAACGTCCCGACGCGCGTCGCCCGGGCCGCCGACCACGACGCGGTGGTAATCGCGCTCGCGGCTCTCGAGCGGCTCGGCCTCGTCGACGCGCGGGTGCACCCGCTCGACCCGACCGTGGTCCTGCCCCAGGTGGCCCAAGGCGCGCTCGCGGCCGAGTGCCGGGCCGACGACGAGGACACCCGCGCCCTGCTCGCCGCGGTCGAGGATCGCGCGGCGCGCCGCGCCGTCGACGCCGAGCGGGCCTTCCTCGCCGAGCTCGGCGGCGGGTGCGACGTGCCCGCGGGTGCCCTGGCCGTCGCGGACGACGCTGGGGTGACGCTCACGGCGATGCTGGCGTCGCTCGACGGGCGAATCCTCCTGCGGGCCACCGCCGCCGACGCCGACCCGGCGCGCGCCGGGCGGGACGCGGCCCGGCGGCTCCTGGACCGCCACGGCGGGCGCATGCTCCTCGAGGACGTGGCGTGA
- the cobA gene encoding uroporphyrinogen-III C-methyltransferase: protein MTVYLVGAGPGDPGLLTRRGAEVLARADVVVYDRLAADALLELAPASAVRISVGKAPGAAEATQDEINALLVEHGRAGREVVRLKGGDPFVFGRGGEEAEALAAAAIPFEVVPGVTSAIAAPAYAGIPVTHRGVATHVTVVTGHEDPAKGRVDVDWEQLARVGGTIVVLMGAARIGGIVDRLRAGGLPDDTPVAAVQHGTRPDQVTRRATLGSISALRVEPPAAIVIGAAAALDLAWFERRPLFGRTVVVTRAREQASGLRARLETLGARVEELPAIVVEPLPVTLPDLTRYAWLVLTSANGVATLFDEGLTPTGRDARSLAGLRVAVIGPGTAAALAARGVHADLIPDRFVADALVDAFPPGAGEAVLVARAEQARDVLVDGLEARGYAVDVLPLYRTRPVPSDPAVLARVRAGAVDAVTFTSSSTVTNFCDAVGPLDPQPLVVSIGPVTSETARARGLRVDAEATEHTIDGLVAALLEVLA from the coding sequence GTGACCGTCTACCTCGTCGGGGCCGGTCCCGGCGACCCCGGGCTCTTGACCCGACGGGGCGCCGAGGTGCTGGCCCGCGCCGACGTCGTCGTCTACGACCGGCTGGCCGCCGACGCGCTCCTCGAGCTGGCGCCCGCGTCTGCGGTGCGCATCTCGGTCGGGAAGGCGCCGGGGGCGGCCGAGGCCACCCAGGACGAGATCAACGCGCTGCTCGTCGAGCACGGCCGCGCCGGTCGCGAGGTGGTGCGGCTCAAGGGTGGCGACCCGTTCGTGTTCGGACGCGGCGGCGAGGAGGCCGAGGCGCTCGCGGCGGCGGCGATCCCGTTCGAGGTCGTGCCGGGTGTCACCAGCGCGATCGCCGCGCCCGCATACGCCGGCATCCCGGTCACGCACCGTGGCGTCGCCACGCACGTCACCGTGGTCACCGGTCACGAGGACCCGGCCAAGGGACGCGTCGACGTCGACTGGGAGCAGCTCGCCCGCGTCGGCGGGACCATCGTGGTGCTGATGGGCGCGGCGCGCATCGGCGGCATCGTCGACCGGCTCCGCGCCGGCGGCCTCCCCGACGACACGCCGGTCGCGGCGGTGCAGCACGGCACTCGCCCCGACCAGGTCACCCGACGAGCCACCCTCGGCTCGATCTCGGCCCTCCGGGTCGAGCCGCCGGCCGCGATCGTCATCGGCGCCGCCGCCGCCCTCGACCTGGCCTGGTTCGAGCGGCGACCGCTGTTCGGCCGCACCGTCGTGGTGACCCGAGCCCGCGAGCAGGCCAGCGGCCTGCGGGCCCGCCTTGAGACGCTCGGGGCCCGGGTCGAGGAGCTGCCCGCCATCGTGGTCGAGCCGCTGCCGGTCACCCTCCCCGACCTGACGCGGTACGCCTGGCTCGTCCTCACCTCCGCCAACGGGGTCGCGACCCTCTTCGACGAGGGACTGACGCCGACGGGCCGGGACGCCCGGTCCCTCGCCGGCCTGCGCGTGGCCGTGATCGGGCCCGGCACGGCCGCCGCCTTGGCCGCCCGGGGTGTGCACGCCGACCTGATCCCGGACCGCTTCGTCGCCGACGCGCTCGTCGACGCCTTCCCACCCGGGGCCGGCGAGGCGGTGCTCGTGGCCCGGGCCGAGCAGGCGCGCGACGTGCTCGTCGACGGGCTCGAGGCTCGGGGCTACGCGGTCGACGTCCTCCCCCTCTACCGCACCCGACCGGTGCCATCCGACCCGGCGGTCCTGGCGCGGGTCCGGGCCGGCGCCGTCGACGCGGTGACGTTCACGTCCTCCTCGACGGTCACGAACTTCTGCGACGCCGTCGGGCCGCTCGACCCGCAGCCCCTCGTCGTGTCGATCGGGCCGGTGACCTCGGAGACGGCCCGCGCCCGCGGGCTGCGCGTCGACGCCGAGGCGACCGAGCACACCATCGACGGGCTGGTGGCGGCCCTCCTCGAGGTGCTGGCCTGA
- the hemB gene encoding porphobilinogen synthase produces MAFPEQRPRRLRRTPALRRLVAETRVEVDDLIAPLFVKEELREPEPVPSMPGVVQHSLESLTKEARALTDLGLPAVVLFGVPTRKDARGSGADDPDGVVPVALRALRDEVGDDLVLIADTCLDEYTDHGHCGLVGPDGTVDNDATLGRYASAAVTQAAAGADVVAPSGMMDGQVGAIRGALDDAGHADTAILAYAAKYASALYGPFRDAAECAPRFGDRRSYQLDPPNGREAVAETLLDVAEGADLVMVKPALAYLDVVARVRAAVDLPVGAYHVSGEYAMVEAAAANGWLDGDAVMREHLTAIKRAGATFILTYAARRVAEARR; encoded by the coding sequence ATGGCGTTCCCCGAGCAGCGGCCTCGACGGCTGCGGCGCACCCCGGCGCTGCGACGCCTCGTGGCCGAGACCCGCGTCGAGGTCGACGACCTCATCGCGCCGCTCTTCGTGAAGGAGGAGCTCCGGGAGCCGGAGCCGGTCCCCTCCATGCCCGGCGTGGTCCAGCACAGCCTCGAGAGCCTCACGAAGGAGGCCCGCGCCCTCACCGACCTCGGCCTGCCGGCGGTCGTGCTCTTCGGCGTCCCGACGCGGAAGGACGCGCGGGGCTCCGGCGCCGACGACCCCGACGGGGTGGTGCCGGTCGCGCTCCGGGCCCTGCGGGACGAGGTGGGCGACGACCTGGTCCTGATCGCCGACACGTGCCTCGACGAGTACACCGACCACGGGCACTGCGGCCTCGTGGGCCCCGACGGGACCGTGGACAACGACGCCACCCTCGGGCGGTACGCCTCGGCGGCCGTCACCCAAGCCGCGGCCGGCGCCGACGTCGTCGCCCCCTCCGGGATGATGGACGGCCAGGTGGGCGCCATCCGCGGCGCGCTCGACGACGCCGGGCACGCCGACACCGCCATCCTCGCCTACGCGGCGAAGTACGCCTCGGCGCTCTACGGGCCCTTCCGCGACGCCGCCGAGTGCGCGCCCCGGTTCGGCGACCGTCGTTCCTACCAGCTCGACCCGCCGAACGGCCGGGAGGCCGTCGCCGAGACCCTCCTCGACGTCGCCGAGGGCGCCGACCTCGTGATGGTCAAGCCCGCCCTGGCGTACCTCGACGTCGTCGCGCGCGTCCGCGCCGCCGTCGACCTCCCCGTCGGCGCCTACCACGTGAGCGGCGAGTACGCGATGGTGGAGGCCGCGGCCGCCAACGGGTGGCTCGATGGCGACGCGGTGATGCGCGAGCACCTGACGGCGATCAAGCGCGCTGGGGCCACCTTCATCCTCACCTACGCCGCGCGTCGCGTCGCCGAAGCCCGGCGGTGA